A single Crateriforma conspicua DNA region contains:
- a CDS encoding DUF1559 family PulG-like putative transporter produces the protein MARSWHHASGNRTANASRHGFTLIELLCVIVVSAIVMSLLLSAVQSSRESSRRVECVSNLRQIGVATQSSVAKTGVFPHFGIIDKDLRGPWVQLSQDLEIMLAGLGTFEPSHEPPFMFQKNIPAVLTCPSDGGLGASYRFSFGTSITAQPTLKEFIKDAGDGIALSWDKARRPRDVRDGLSNTTLVAERLSGAGSRQVRRSILGAPFLNRIRKPGASGYTSEAVLMERLWESGHLAFDYGGVDWPSRLLQAVGFNHILPPMTPYAATFNEGVNPIYANYAILPATSAHSGGVNQLLADGSVQFVTSKIDATVWLQFGSVGE, from the coding sequence ATGGCACGCTCCTGGCATCATGCCTCAGGAAACCGGACAGCGAATGCGTCACGGCATGGGTTCACGTTGATCGAACTCCTGTGCGTGATTGTGGTATCTGCGATCGTGATGTCGCTGCTACTGTCCGCTGTGCAATCAAGCCGTGAATCGTCCCGGCGGGTCGAGTGCGTCAGCAATCTTCGTCAAATCGGTGTTGCGACACAGTCGAGTGTCGCCAAGACCGGGGTCTTTCCACACTTCGGAATCATCGACAAAGACCTACGGGGTCCCTGGGTGCAGCTGTCGCAGGATCTGGAGATCATGCTCGCTGGTCTTGGCACGTTCGAACCTTCGCATGAGCCACCGTTCATGTTCCAGAAGAACATTCCTGCGGTGCTCACGTGTCCTTCAGATGGCGGGTTGGGCGCATCGTATCGCTTCAGTTTCGGAACATCGATCACTGCCCAGCCTACCCTCAAGGAGTTCATCAAGGATGCAGGCGACGGAATCGCGCTGTCATGGGACAAGGCCCGGAGGCCTCGCGATGTTCGCGACGGTCTCTCGAACACAACGCTTGTCGCTGAACGCCTTTCCGGAGCGGGGAGCCGACAGGTGCGGAGGTCCATTCTGGGAGCCCCATTCCTGAATCGCATTCGGAAGCCTGGCGCCAGTGGCTACACCTCTGAAGCTGTTTTGATGGAGCGTTTGTGGGAGTCCGGGCATCTTGCCTTCGATTATGGAGGAGTCGATTGGCCGTCGCGACTCCTTCAGGCGGTGGGATTCAACCATATCTTGCCGCCGATGACCCCCTACGCCGCGACCTTCAACGAGGGCGTCAACCCGATTTACGCCAACTATGCGATCCTCCCGGCCACGAGCGCCCACAGTGGCGGTGTCAATCAACTGTTGGCCGATGGCTCGGTCCAATTCGTCACGTCGAAGATCGATGCGACCGTTTGGTTGCAATTCGGTAGCGTGGGGGAATGA
- a CDS encoding SRPBCC family protein: MMSETSMGRFCRRWFYCWLVASVSLFFVGAAFHFLIPVFAPHVPEAFENTHLFRPWSGWTSAYMAIHPLIFAVVFSAFFLGLRDRTAFPAGVRGGALYGIGVFVVGSLPVFLLVYAAMAMTTEIAVLWTVQNAMQYLIAGAAMGSVADGVHIQAAVKLPAPANRVWDLLLRKDTFLEITRGMMAYENTGSWPETLFSPDTTLTTRVRPFGIGPASRHEVRVVQVDASQQVIQTDESGGLVTTWQHTMRIESLSDQRCRYIDRIFLHAGIITPAIGLFAMVFYRYRQHRWKRLLRRSV, translated from the coding sequence GTGATGTCCGAAACGTCGATGGGGCGGTTTTGCCGACGGTGGTTCTATTGCTGGCTGGTCGCCAGTGTCAGTCTGTTTTTCGTCGGAGCCGCGTTTCACTTTTTGATCCCCGTCTTTGCGCCGCATGTGCCGGAAGCGTTTGAGAACACTCACCTTTTTCGACCATGGTCAGGCTGGACATCGGCCTACATGGCGATTCACCCGCTGATCTTTGCAGTGGTTTTTTCCGCGTTCTTTTTGGGGCTGCGCGACAGAACGGCGTTTCCGGCGGGGGTTCGCGGAGGTGCGTTGTACGGGATCGGCGTTTTCGTGGTGGGCAGCCTGCCGGTTTTTCTGCTGGTCTACGCCGCCATGGCTATGACGACCGAGATCGCGGTCCTTTGGACTGTGCAAAACGCGATGCAATATCTGATCGCCGGCGCGGCGATGGGCAGCGTGGCCGACGGAGTTCATATTCAGGCGGCCGTCAAGCTTCCGGCACCAGCGAATCGCGTCTGGGATCTACTGTTGCGGAAGGATACGTTCCTTGAGATCACGCGAGGCATGATGGCGTACGAGAATACAGGCAGTTGGCCGGAGACCCTGTTTTCACCGGACACAACCTTGACGACTCGCGTGCGTCCCTTCGGTATCGGTCCCGCTTCGCGGCATGAAGTACGCGTCGTGCAGGTGGACGCATCCCAGCAGGTGATCCAAACCGACGAGTCGGGAGGCCTTGTTACGACCTGGCAACACACCATGCGGATCGAATCGCTATCGGATCAGCGATGCCGATACATCGATCGCATCTTTTTGCACGCCGGCATCATCACTCCAGCGATAGGACTGTTTGCGATGGTGTTCTATCGCTATCGCCAGCACCGTTGGAAACGCTTATTGCGGAGGAGCGTTTAA
- a CDS encoding DUF427 domain-containing protein: protein MRPTPDPVGPGQESVWDYPRPPALQPAGHRLRIVHAGQTIAETTQGFRVLETSHPPTYYFPPGDCRLDWMHPAGGGSFCEWKGPASYLDLEMPGGISVPMVAWFYADPTKRFAPIARFLAFYANKVDACYVGDWQATPQPGGFYGGWVTPNLAGPFKGGPGSMGW, encoded by the coding sequence ATGCGACCTACACCCGACCCGGTCGGCCCGGGACAAGAATCCGTTTGGGACTATCCGCGACCACCGGCACTGCAGCCCGCCGGGCATCGGTTGAGGATTGTTCATGCCGGCCAAACCATCGCCGAAACAACGCAAGGTTTCCGCGTTCTGGAAACCAGCCATCCGCCGACCTACTATTTCCCGCCGGGCGATTGCCGACTGGACTGGATGCATCCCGCCGGCGGTGGTTCGTTTTGCGAATGGAAAGGCCCGGCAAGCTATCTGGATCTTGAAATGCCGGGCGGAATAAGCGTGCCAATGGTCGCTTGGTTCTATGCGGATCCGACGAAGCGTTTCGCACCCATCGCTAGGTTCCTGGCCTTCTATGCGAACAAGGTCGATGCGTGTTACGTCGGCGATTGGCAGGCGACGCCTCAGCCGGGCGGTTTCTATGGCGGATGGGTGACACCGAATTTGGCGGGTCCGTTTAAGGGTGGGCCGGGTTCGATGGGTTGGTGA
- a CDS encoding YecH family metal-binding protein, with product MHGHEVMRMMVESGQAYDADSLQTAVIERFGVTARFCTCSASGMTAAELVVFLDQRGKLTPTDGGFTTTPDKICDH from the coding sequence ATCCATGGTCACGAAGTCATGCGAATGATGGTCGAAAGCGGACAAGCCTACGACGCCGATTCGCTGCAGACCGCGGTCATTGAACGATTCGGCGTCACGGCTCGCTTTTGTACCTGCAGCGCCAGCGGCATGACGGCCGCCGAACTGGTCGTCTTCCTGGACCAACGCGGCAAGCTGACCCCGACCGACGGCGGCTTCACCACCACGCCTGACAAAATCTGCGACCACTAA